From one Mustelus asterias chromosome 2, sMusAst1.hap1.1, whole genome shotgun sequence genomic stretch:
- the parp10 gene encoding protein mono-ADP-ribosyltransferase PARP10 isoform X1 — protein MEQPDDRVLQVHGITDDTPLDILTLYFESKRRSGGGTITSVRQQGDCAVITFENPADAQCVLSKSVHKFQNVALTVRRPPPNDPRKVVLRGLKPQILDDTLILYLECISDRSSEQFTIHYDQDRLQALIQFQEALSAQDVEKMKQKARGRCLQGAAIEVDQLPRTDRILVENLSPTDDVDILSLYFESKRSNGGSVLNVTMVSQGKAIVVFQEWEAVDRVLQKCQKLQERELLVRPYYDFLHLSSTDGECDRQTKETQAEVPAEVTSTINIPDTVKLNILRSSTFLQELRNECSELSLDVDAGNCVRVSGTDPLRIERTKSRILEFLSNIAQVDVPMSEDRAKFFSRVDLQDHLQNVLREKDLSAHFSISDAVMTVTAPSARVAHEVAHLIEQQLCQFSVSISDRQLHILTSPDWEKLLSSLSCCEARISDIGDQVCFNSLKCFRAENEERVKDLLEKNVSEDLVIGMEGSKLRFLQEYYQDLLAGIQQVSIFPLEGDVTGLRITGVGSACTAVDELLRSITSNICSRTVTLQEPGISRFLLEERGTNILNQLEIKYRCTIGLERVHWIMLQSEHPLEIQNGRATPSFERDVCVRTEPQLQQSVNLCDSNGNIPDLGEIQSLLASIEEPVAASGQRRESEGGHNSTSQGVSDENEYAPVEEDLYTDRPSSLCLGAGNDVMEEDPLSNIDTKKQQEEDGGDDEGDAEDLEGTGTMADTDMNDAQLCLAVQYSMDQQTREDEELQKALELSKAMAMSQQEKNLELAIQMSNAETSEASLEEVIQMSMAEAAESSNSAQLTVCGGSDMAINQLVDELERTIRLHLREDVMKHKCFQNLSKDYKSYLEYLQQKHGVHITVQGMEVKVRGFADYTFHIKERITQLMHWAVQEDTLKMEEDAIVRSVQWVRHCQDGVTVPYTSKVCACIEKAFQQKEKRIDVIFDNKPYTIDFERMEEYSLGAAESLPIERKSLERPIDTDASSLASGRIELVQLNESSDEYLKMVQHFSLSLKDMHDKIHIIKVEKVNNPLLYQQYMLKKTSMVATQSNVERVLYHGTTEASTKEIYVHGFNRSFCGKNATVYGQGVYFAVNAIVSTQDQYSPPNAKGHKFVFVTNVLTGSYTNGKSDMKTPPLKENSEMPLRYDSLVDNAENPKIFVIFNDTQAYPQYLITCCQKG, from the exons ATGGAGCAGCCGGATGACCGTGTGCTGCAGGTGCATGGCATCACTGACGACACGCCCTTGGACATTCTCACCTTGTACTTTGAGAGTAAACGCCGCTCCgggggaggaaccatcacctccGTCAGACAACAGGGTGACTGCGCCGTGATCACCTTTGAGAACCCGGCAG ATGCTCAGTGCGTTCTGTCCAAGTCAGTTCACAAGTTCCAGAATGTTGCCCTTACTGTGAGGAGGCCACCGCCAAATGACCCAAGGAAAGTAGTACTCCGCGGACTGAAGCCACAGATCTTGGATGATACATTAATACTTTACCTTGAGTGCATCAGTGATCGCAGCAGTGAGCAGTTTACTATCCACTATGACCAAGACAGACTGCAAGCACTTATTCAGTTCCAGGAAGCTTTGTCTGCACAAG ATGTTGAGAAGATGAAGCAAAAGGCCAGAGGCCGATGTTTGCAGGGCGCTGCCATCGAAGTTGATCAGCTGCCCCGGACTGACCGCAttctggtggaaaatctcagtcccACAGACGATGTGGACATCTTGAGCCTTTACTTTGAGAGCAAACGCAGCAATGGAGGGAGCGTGCTCAATGTTACCATGGTTTCCCAAGGAAAAGCCATCGTTGTGTTCCAGGAATGGGAAG CTGTTGACCGAGTTCTTCAGAAGTGCCAGAAGCTGCAGGAACGCGAGTTGCTCGTTCGTCCCTATTACGATTTCCTCCACCTCTCCAGCACTGATGGAGAATGTGACCGGCAGACTAAAGAAACCCAAGCTGAGGTTCCAGCTGAAGTGACGAGCACCATAAACATCCCTGACACGGTGAAACTGAATATCCTGCGTTCCAGCACATTCCTGCAAGAGCTGAGGAACGAATGTTCAGAGTTGTCCCTGGATGTCGATGCCGGTAACTGTGTCCGTGTCAGTGGAACGGATCCCCTGCGGATCGAGAGGACAAAGAGCCGCATTCTGGAATTCCTGAGTAACATCGCCCAAGTGGATGTCCCCATGAGTGAAGATCGGGCAAAATTCTTCTCCAGGGTCGATCTTCAGGATCACTTGCAGAACGTGCTGCGTGAGAAAGACTTGTCGGCTCACTTTTCCATCTCAGACGCTGTGATGACGGTCACCGCTCCCTCGGCCCGTGTCGCCCACGAGGTCGCCCACCTGATAGAGCAGCAGCTGTGCCAGTTCAGTGTCTCAATATCGGACCGACAGCTCCACATTCTCACCTCTCCCGACTGGGAGAAGCTGCTGTCATCTTTGAGCTGCTGCGAGGCTCGGATATCTGACATCGGGGACCAGGTCTGCTTCAACTCCCTCAAATGTTTCCGAGCTGAGAATGAGGAGCGGGTGAAGGACTTGTTGGAAAAGAATGTTTCGGAGGATCTAGTGATCGGGATGGAAGGCAGCAAATTGAGGTTCCTACAGGAATATTACCAAGACCTTCTGGCTGGGATTCAGCAGGTTTCCATCTTTCCACTCGAAGGCGACGTGACAGGGCTCAGG ATCACTGGGGTAGGCAGTGCCTGTACAGCTGTGGATGAGCTACTTCGCAGCATCACCTCAAACATCTGCTCCAGGACAGTGACTCTTCAGGAACCCGGCATCTCCCGCTTCTTGCTGGAGGAGCGTGGGACCAACATTTTGAATCAGCTGGAGATCAAGTACAGGTGTACGATTGGGTTGGAGAGAGTGCATTGGATAATGTTGCAGTCCGAG CATCCCCTAGAAATCCAAAACGGCCGGGCAACTCCCAGCTTTGAAAGAGATGTTTGTGTCCGCACAGAACCCCAGCTGCAGCAATCAGTGAATCTGTGTGACTCAAATGGAAATATCCCAGATCTCG GTGAAATCCAGAGTTTGCTGGCATCAATCGAAGAGCCTGTCGCTGCGTCTGGCCaaaggagagagagtgaaggTGGGCACAACTCAACTTCCCAAGGAGTTTCTGACGAGAATGAGTACGCTCCGGTTGAAGAGGATCTTTACACCGATCGACCATCCAGCCTGTGTCTTGGAGCTGGGAATGATGTCATGGAGGAAGACCCTCTCTCTAACATTGACACCAAGAAGCAGCAAGAAGAAGATGGAGGTGATGATGAAGGTGATGCAGAGGATTTGGAGGGCACTGGGACGATGGCTGACACTGACATGAATGATGCCCAGCTGTGCCTTGCTGTCCAGTACTCCATGGACCAGCAGACAAGAGAGGATGAAGAGTTACAGAAAGCCCTTGAACTTTCAAAAGCAATGGCAATGAGTCAGCAGGAGAAGAATCTGGAACTTGCCATTCAGATGTCCAACGCTGAGACCTCTGAGGCCAGCCTTGAAGAAGTTATCCAAATGTCCATGGCTGAGGCTGCAGAGAGCTCAAATTCTGCTCAGTTAACAGTGTGTGGTGGTTCTGACATGGCCATCAACCAGTTAGTAGACGAATTGGAGAGAACCATCCGGTTACACCTGCGTGAAGATGTAATGAAACACAAATGCTTCCAAAATCTGAGCAAAGATTACAAGAGCTACCTGGAATACCTTCAGCAGAAGCACGGCGTCCACATCACTGTTCAGGGGATGGAGGTCAAGGTTCGAGGCTTTGCAGATTACACCTTCCACATTAAGGAACGAATTACCCAACTCATGCACTGGGCTGTCCAGGAAGATACGTTAAAGATGGAAGAAGATGCAATCGTCAGGTCAGTCCAGTGGGTGAGGCATTGTCAGGACGGGGTCACTGTTCCTTACACATCGAAGGTGTGCGCTTGCATCGAGAAAGCATTTCAGCAGAAGGAGAAGAGGATCGATGTGATATTCGACAACAAGCCTTACACCATTGACTTTGAGCGAATGGAGGAATACAGCTTGGGAGCCGCAGAGTCCTTGCCCATTGAGAGGAAGTCTCTGGAAAGACCAATTG ATACAGATGCTTCGTCTTTAGCCTCGGGGCGAATCGAGCTGGTCCAGCTGAATGAATCCAGTGACGAGTATTTGAAGATGGTCCAACATTTCTCtctcagcctgaaagacatgcacGACAAAATCCACATCATCAAG gtggagaaggtgaacaATCCGCTGTTGTACCAGCAGTACATGTTGAAGAAAACCAGCATGGTAGCCACACAGAGCAATGTCGAGCGAGTGCTCTACCACGGGACAACTGAGGCCAGCACCAAGGAGATTTATGTGCACGGTTTCAATAGGAGTTTCTGTGGGAAAAATG CCACTGTCTACGGCCAAGGTGTTTATTTTGCAGTAAACGCTATCGTGTCGACACAGGACCAATATTCCCCACCCAACGCCAAGGGGCATAAGTTTGTGTTTGTGACGAATGTCCTGACTGGATCCTACACAAACGGGAAGTCAGACATGAAGACTCCACCACTGAAAGAGAACAGCGAAATGCCGCTCCGATATGACTCGCTTGTCGACAACGCCGAGAACCCGAAAATATTTGTCATCTTCAATGACACCCAGGCT
- the parp10 gene encoding protein mono-ADP-ribosyltransferase PARP10 isoform X2, translating to MCGFDVEKMKQKARGRCLQGAAIEVDQLPRTDRILVENLSPTDDVDILSLYFESKRSNGGSVLNVTMVSQGKAIVVFQEWEAVDRVLQKCQKLQERELLVRPYYDFLHLSSTDGECDRQTKETQAEVPAEVTSTINIPDTVKLNILRSSTFLQELRNECSELSLDVDAGNCVRVSGTDPLRIERTKSRILEFLSNIAQVDVPMSEDRAKFFSRVDLQDHLQNVLREKDLSAHFSISDAVMTVTAPSARVAHEVAHLIEQQLCQFSVSISDRQLHILTSPDWEKLLSSLSCCEARISDIGDQVCFNSLKCFRAENEERVKDLLEKNVSEDLVIGMEGSKLRFLQEYYQDLLAGIQQVSIFPLEGDVTGLRITGVGSACTAVDELLRSITSNICSRTVTLQEPGISRFLLEERGTNILNQLEIKYRCTIGLERVHWIMLQSEHPLEIQNGRATPSFERDVCVRTEPQLQQSVNLCDSNGNIPDLGEIQSLLASIEEPVAASGQRRESEGGHNSTSQGVSDENEYAPVEEDLYTDRPSSLCLGAGNDVMEEDPLSNIDTKKQQEEDGGDDEGDAEDLEGTGTMADTDMNDAQLCLAVQYSMDQQTREDEELQKALELSKAMAMSQQEKNLELAIQMSNAETSEASLEEVIQMSMAEAAESSNSAQLTVCGGSDMAINQLVDELERTIRLHLREDVMKHKCFQNLSKDYKSYLEYLQQKHGVHITVQGMEVKVRGFADYTFHIKERITQLMHWAVQEDTLKMEEDAIVRSVQWVRHCQDGVTVPYTSKVCACIEKAFQQKEKRIDVIFDNKPYTIDFERMEEYSLGAAESLPIERKSLERPIDTDASSLASGRIELVQLNESSDEYLKMVQHFSLSLKDMHDKIHIIKVEKVNNPLLYQQYMLKKTSMVATQSNVERVLYHGTTEASTKEIYVHGFNRSFCGKNATVYGQGVYFAVNAIVSTQDQYSPPNAKGHKFVFVTNVLTGSYTNGKSDMKTPPLKENSEMPLRYDSLVDNAENPKIFVIFNDTQAYPQYLITCCQKG from the exons atgtgcgggttcg ATGTTGAGAAGATGAAGCAAAAGGCCAGAGGCCGATGTTTGCAGGGCGCTGCCATCGAAGTTGATCAGCTGCCCCGGACTGACCGCAttctggtggaaaatctcagtcccACAGACGATGTGGACATCTTGAGCCTTTACTTTGAGAGCAAACGCAGCAATGGAGGGAGCGTGCTCAATGTTACCATGGTTTCCCAAGGAAAAGCCATCGTTGTGTTCCAGGAATGGGAAG CTGTTGACCGAGTTCTTCAGAAGTGCCAGAAGCTGCAGGAACGCGAGTTGCTCGTTCGTCCCTATTACGATTTCCTCCACCTCTCCAGCACTGATGGAGAATGTGACCGGCAGACTAAAGAAACCCAAGCTGAGGTTCCAGCTGAAGTGACGAGCACCATAAACATCCCTGACACGGTGAAACTGAATATCCTGCGTTCCAGCACATTCCTGCAAGAGCTGAGGAACGAATGTTCAGAGTTGTCCCTGGATGTCGATGCCGGTAACTGTGTCCGTGTCAGTGGAACGGATCCCCTGCGGATCGAGAGGACAAAGAGCCGCATTCTGGAATTCCTGAGTAACATCGCCCAAGTGGATGTCCCCATGAGTGAAGATCGGGCAAAATTCTTCTCCAGGGTCGATCTTCAGGATCACTTGCAGAACGTGCTGCGTGAGAAAGACTTGTCGGCTCACTTTTCCATCTCAGACGCTGTGATGACGGTCACCGCTCCCTCGGCCCGTGTCGCCCACGAGGTCGCCCACCTGATAGAGCAGCAGCTGTGCCAGTTCAGTGTCTCAATATCGGACCGACAGCTCCACATTCTCACCTCTCCCGACTGGGAGAAGCTGCTGTCATCTTTGAGCTGCTGCGAGGCTCGGATATCTGACATCGGGGACCAGGTCTGCTTCAACTCCCTCAAATGTTTCCGAGCTGAGAATGAGGAGCGGGTGAAGGACTTGTTGGAAAAGAATGTTTCGGAGGATCTAGTGATCGGGATGGAAGGCAGCAAATTGAGGTTCCTACAGGAATATTACCAAGACCTTCTGGCTGGGATTCAGCAGGTTTCCATCTTTCCACTCGAAGGCGACGTGACAGGGCTCAGG ATCACTGGGGTAGGCAGTGCCTGTACAGCTGTGGATGAGCTACTTCGCAGCATCACCTCAAACATCTGCTCCAGGACAGTGACTCTTCAGGAACCCGGCATCTCCCGCTTCTTGCTGGAGGAGCGTGGGACCAACATTTTGAATCAGCTGGAGATCAAGTACAGGTGTACGATTGGGTTGGAGAGAGTGCATTGGATAATGTTGCAGTCCGAG CATCCCCTAGAAATCCAAAACGGCCGGGCAACTCCCAGCTTTGAAAGAGATGTTTGTGTCCGCACAGAACCCCAGCTGCAGCAATCAGTGAATCTGTGTGACTCAAATGGAAATATCCCAGATCTCG GTGAAATCCAGAGTTTGCTGGCATCAATCGAAGAGCCTGTCGCTGCGTCTGGCCaaaggagagagagtgaaggTGGGCACAACTCAACTTCCCAAGGAGTTTCTGACGAGAATGAGTACGCTCCGGTTGAAGAGGATCTTTACACCGATCGACCATCCAGCCTGTGTCTTGGAGCTGGGAATGATGTCATGGAGGAAGACCCTCTCTCTAACATTGACACCAAGAAGCAGCAAGAAGAAGATGGAGGTGATGATGAAGGTGATGCAGAGGATTTGGAGGGCACTGGGACGATGGCTGACACTGACATGAATGATGCCCAGCTGTGCCTTGCTGTCCAGTACTCCATGGACCAGCAGACAAGAGAGGATGAAGAGTTACAGAAAGCCCTTGAACTTTCAAAAGCAATGGCAATGAGTCAGCAGGAGAAGAATCTGGAACTTGCCATTCAGATGTCCAACGCTGAGACCTCTGAGGCCAGCCTTGAAGAAGTTATCCAAATGTCCATGGCTGAGGCTGCAGAGAGCTCAAATTCTGCTCAGTTAACAGTGTGTGGTGGTTCTGACATGGCCATCAACCAGTTAGTAGACGAATTGGAGAGAACCATCCGGTTACACCTGCGTGAAGATGTAATGAAACACAAATGCTTCCAAAATCTGAGCAAAGATTACAAGAGCTACCTGGAATACCTTCAGCAGAAGCACGGCGTCCACATCACTGTTCAGGGGATGGAGGTCAAGGTTCGAGGCTTTGCAGATTACACCTTCCACATTAAGGAACGAATTACCCAACTCATGCACTGGGCTGTCCAGGAAGATACGTTAAAGATGGAAGAAGATGCAATCGTCAGGTCAGTCCAGTGGGTGAGGCATTGTCAGGACGGGGTCACTGTTCCTTACACATCGAAGGTGTGCGCTTGCATCGAGAAAGCATTTCAGCAGAAGGAGAAGAGGATCGATGTGATATTCGACAACAAGCCTTACACCATTGACTTTGAGCGAATGGAGGAATACAGCTTGGGAGCCGCAGAGTCCTTGCCCATTGAGAGGAAGTCTCTGGAAAGACCAATTG ATACAGATGCTTCGTCTTTAGCCTCGGGGCGAATCGAGCTGGTCCAGCTGAATGAATCCAGTGACGAGTATTTGAAGATGGTCCAACATTTCTCtctcagcctgaaagacatgcacGACAAAATCCACATCATCAAG gtggagaaggtgaacaATCCGCTGTTGTACCAGCAGTACATGTTGAAGAAAACCAGCATGGTAGCCACACAGAGCAATGTCGAGCGAGTGCTCTACCACGGGACAACTGAGGCCAGCACCAAGGAGATTTATGTGCACGGTTTCAATAGGAGTTTCTGTGGGAAAAATG CCACTGTCTACGGCCAAGGTGTTTATTTTGCAGTAAACGCTATCGTGTCGACACAGGACCAATATTCCCCACCCAACGCCAAGGGGCATAAGTTTGTGTTTGTGACGAATGTCCTGACTGGATCCTACACAAACGGGAAGTCAGACATGAAGACTCCACCACTGAAAGAGAACAGCGAAATGCCGCTCCGATATGACTCGCTTGTCGACAACGCCGAGAACCCGAAAATATTTGTCATCTTCAATGACACCCAGGCT